A genomic segment from Amygdalobacter nucleatus encodes:
- a CDS encoding MFS transporter: protein MQRNWKKNLTGLLILSQLGSGVLAFILSWYVLQVTNSALSFSQVVVPTSIVGLIAAYPIGKIIDKYAKNRLMLLGQLASILSLAVFAIFHYIHGEAYLTISIVVLTVCLAICDELVSSVLFAAAKQIVNSEEELGTYNSLSQTIRGICSMVAPLLGGALYKLLSVQTFVLIEIVIESICVIYIYKIKLVNEVQTKDTEAEQEPDLSIKDMFKYLTNNKILLHLNNCMFLLNLFLGVFNVGLPFILSTNFNDKPFIFGMVNFIFPVGMLTASILYQTLQPGGNLLKQTIYTWTVPCFVITLLGVSTYIFNLKSYLFAFILLLLVFIAGFGMSFGQIPQLTYWQKKIPEHIQGRFFAMSDSIVKAAIPVSYLLYGVLFDHFNLSAIFIVSGLLGLAYMLFMFIYVNMLEEERG, encoded by the coding sequence ATGCAGAGAAATTGGAAAAAGAACTTAACAGGATTACTTATTCTTAGTCAGCTTGGCAGTGGCGTCTTAGCTTTTATTCTTTCTTGGTATGTTTTACAGGTAACAAATAGTGCTTTGTCTTTCAGTCAGGTTGTTGTACCCACGAGCATTGTTGGTTTGATTGCTGCTTATCCAATTGGTAAGATTATTGACAAATATGCGAAGAATCGCTTGATGCTATTAGGGCAACTTGCAAGCATATTGTCGCTTGCTGTATTCGCTATCTTTCACTATATACATGGTGAAGCTTACCTGACAATAAGTATAGTTGTTTTGACAGTTTGCTTAGCTATATGTGATGAGCTTGTATCAAGTGTTTTATTTGCAGCTGCTAAGCAGATTGTGAATAGTGAGGAGGAGCTTGGCACTTACAATTCACTCAGTCAAACTATTAGAGGTATCTGTAGCATGGTAGCCCCGCTTTTAGGTGGCGCGCTTTATAAGCTATTAAGTGTACAAACTTTTGTATTGATTGAAATTGTGATTGAATCTATCTGCGTCATTTATATCTACAAAATTAAATTAGTTAATGAAGTTCAAACTAAAGATACAGAGGCTGAGCAAGAACCTGACTTAAGTATCAAGGACATGTTCAAATATTTAACTAATAACAAGATACTACTTCATTTGAACAATTGCATGTTTTTGTTAAACTTATTTTTGGGTGTGTTTAATGTCGGTCTGCCCTTTATCTTGTCAACTAATTTTAATGATAAGCCCTTTATATTTGGCATGGTGAACTTTATTTTTCCAGTTGGTATGCTAACAGCTTCTATTTTGTACCAGACCTTACAGCCAGGCGGTAACTTATTGAAACAGACTATTTACACTTGGACGGTTCCTTGCTTTGTTATTACTTTGTTGGGAGTGAGCACGTACATTTTCAATCTAAAATCATATTTGTTTGCTTTTATTTTGCTTTTACTTGTATTTATTGCTGGCTTTGGTATGTCATTTGGACAGATTCCGCAACTTACGTATTGGCAGAAGAAGATACCAGAGCATATACAAGGACGTTTCTTTGCAATGTCAGATTCAATAGTTAAAGCAGCTATACCTGTATCATATCTTCTATATGGTGTCCTCTTTGATCATTTTAATCTGAGTGCCATCTTTATTGTTTCTGGTTTACTTGGATTGGCATATATGCTCTTTATGTTTATTTATGTCAACATGTTAGAGGAGGAGAGAGGTTAG
- the sufB gene encoding Fe-S cluster assembly protein SufB, which yields MQTEQNREEASKINRDYRYGFSDGDVSVLQFKRGLSEEVVRHISKIKNEPEWMLQFRLDGLRKFEKMPLPDFGGDLSKIDWDSFCYYSKPDDNKENSWDKVPGKIKETFQRLGIPEAEKNFLCGVSSQYDSEVVYHKVQDELAKDGVIFLDTESGMREYPELFRKYFGTIVPTGDNKLSALNSACWSGGSFIYVPKGVKVKRPLQAYFRINAQSMGQFERTLIIVDDDADVHYVEGCTAPTYSEDAMHSGVIEIYIGKNARCRYTTIQNWSNNVYNLVTQRAYVEEGGSMEWVDGNLGGKLTMKYPACILAGPYAKGSAISIAVAGEGQIQNAGSRMIHLAPHTSSTVISKSIARDGGEATYRGTIEHGVDAKYARTNVSCDTLILDEKSKSDTFPTNRIKNGETMLQHEATVSKISAEQLFYLQSRGLTEQKASEMIIMGFIEPFTRELPMEYAVELNQLMHLDMTGAQG from the coding sequence ATGCAAACTGAGCAAAATCGTGAAGAAGCTAGCAAAATCAATCGTGACTATCGTTACGGCTTCAGCGATGGTGATGTCAGTGTTTTACAATTTAAACGTGGTTTATCAGAAGAAGTTGTACGCCATATTTCTAAAATCAAGAATGAACCTGAATGGATGTTACAATTCCGTTTAGATGGCCTAAGGAAGTTTGAAAAGATGCCATTGCCTGATTTTGGCGGTGATTTGAGCAAAATCGACTGGGATAGTTTCTGCTATTATTCCAAGCCAGATGATAATAAGGAAAATAGTTGGGATAAAGTTCCTGGTAAAATCAAGGAAACTTTTCAACGTTTAGGTATCCCAGAAGCTGAGAAAAACTTCCTCTGTGGTGTATCTAGCCAATATGACTCTGAAGTTGTCTATCACAAAGTACAGGATGAGTTAGCTAAGGACGGTGTTATCTTCCTAGATACTGAATCTGGTATGCGTGAGTATCCAGAATTGTTCCGTAAATATTTCGGCACAATTGTACCAACTGGCGATAACAAGCTGTCTGCTCTCAATTCTGCTTGTTGGTCTGGTGGCTCGTTCATTTACGTACCTAAGGGCGTAAAAGTTAAGCGGCCATTGCAAGCTTACTTCCGGATTAACGCTCAAAGTATGGGCCAATTTGAACGGACATTGATCATTGTCGACGATGATGCTGATGTGCACTATGTAGAAGGCTGTACTGCCCCAACTTATTCTGAAGATGCGATGCACTCTGGTGTTATTGAAATTTATATCGGCAAAAATGCGCGCTGCCGCTATACAACCATTCAAAACTGGTCTAATAACGTTTATAACTTGGTTACTCAGCGTGCCTATGTTGAAGAAGGCGGTTCAATGGAATGGGTCGATGGTAACTTGGGCGGTAAGTTAACCATGAAATATCCTGCTTGTATCTTAGCTGGTCCTTATGCTAAAGGTTCGGCTATCAGTATCGCTGTAGCTGGTGAAGGTCAGATTCAGAATGCAGGTTCTCGTATGATTCACCTAGCTCCTCACACTTCTTCAACGGTTATCTCCAAATCAATTGCTCGTGATGGTGGTGAGGCAACTTATCGTGGCACAATTGAGCATGGTGTTGATGCTAAGTATGCACGTACAAACGTCAGCTGCGATACTTTGATTTTGGACGAAAAATCCAAGTCAGATACCTTCCCGACTAACCGTATCAAGAACGGCGAAACGATGTTGCAACACGAAGCTACTGTTTCTAAGATTTCAGCCGAACAGCTCTTCTACCTTCAGTCGCGTGGCTTAACTGAGCAAAAAGCGTCCGAGATGATTATTATGGGCTTCATCGAGCCATTTACGCGTGAATTACCGATGGAATATGCTGTTGAATTGAACCAACTCATGCACTTAGATATGACTGGTGCGCAAGGTTGA
- the gyrA gene encoding DNA gyrase subunit A: MKGKYKAERDKAQELQIEQTFRDNLTNVVPVNLEEEMRKSFIDYAMSVISDRALPDVRDGLKPVHRRILYSMFTQGYTSDKSYRKSASTVGDVISRFHPHGDAAVYDAMVRLAQDFSMRYMLVDSHGNFGSRDGDPPAAYRYTEARMAKLAETMMQDINKSTVDFRPNFDDHHVEPVVLPTNFPNILVNGSVGIAVGMATNIPPHNMRETIQAAIYLMEHPEADVDELMQFIKGPDFPTAGIILGTSGIKETYRTGHGRIVVRANAEIIDTVPARIVVHDLPYMVNKARMLEKISELVKAKRIVGISAIRDESDRNEDVRIVFELKKDANPLVTLNQLYANSQMQEAFNAHMLALVPNKDGALVPELLTLKSALQYYVDHQRQVIYRRTQFNLEKAELRQHILEGLKIAVANIDEIIRIIRSSKSENDAKLNLQARFNFSDRQAQHIVDMRLGRLSGLEVENLYAEYDEISAKIATYHDILDNPPVLDNVLKTEITAVMEQYGDDRRTEIDPYGVDGIDDESLIKEETVLINLTKQGYIKRLTPDTYNMQHRGGKGVSGMTIKEEDCIHKMITASTHDDILFFSNLGKVYRLRAYAIHEASRTAKGMAIVNLLQLDANEKIVEILAVPEAEEKRSLILVTKQGLIKKTKLSEFKNINKNGKIAFALRDGDELVAGALATADATIFMVSHDGMAMRFLSSDVRPIGRKSYGVRGIKLRDGDYLIGVVVEQSGEDLFLLTEAGYGKRSHYADFRLAKRGGMGVKAYNCTDKTGKVLAVCSLSGDYDIIMINDSGMTIRISSQEINVQGRNTQGLRLMRSNDKLAALAKVEHADEEASSDSDTEDSEVDEAENLVEQVDLDADVTEANNTQAD, from the coding sequence ATGAAGGGTAAATATAAGGCTGAGCGCGATAAAGCGCAAGAATTGCAAATTGAACAGACATTCCGTGACAACCTCACAAATGTCGTCCCTGTGAACTTGGAAGAAGAGATGCGCAAGAGCTTTATTGACTATGCAATGAGCGTTATTTCCGATCGTGCATTGCCTGATGTCAGAGATGGGTTGAAGCCTGTACATCGCCGTATCTTATATTCTATGTTTACGCAAGGCTATACTTCTGATAAGTCATATCGTAAATCAGCTTCAACAGTTGGTGACGTTATCAGCCGTTTCCATCCACACGGTGATGCTGCGGTGTATGACGCCATGGTTCGTTTAGCTCAAGACTTTTCGATGCGTTATATGTTGGTAGATAGTCATGGTAACTTCGGTTCCCGTGATGGCGATCCACCAGCTGCTTATCGTTATACAGAAGCTAGAATGGCCAAATTGGCTGAAACAATGATGCAAGACATCAACAAGTCTACTGTTGATTTCCGCCCGAATTTTGATGACCATCATGTTGAACCAGTTGTCTTACCGACTAATTTCCCTAACATTTTAGTGAATGGCTCAGTTGGTATTGCTGTTGGTATGGCGACGAATATTCCACCGCATAATATGCGCGAAACAATTCAAGCAGCTATATATTTAATGGAACATCCAGAGGCTGATGTTGATGAACTTATGCAATTCATAAAGGGCCCTGATTTTCCAACAGCAGGTATAATTCTTGGCACTAGCGGAATCAAGGAGACTTATCGAACTGGTCATGGCCGTATTGTTGTACGTGCCAATGCTGAAATTATTGATACAGTACCAGCTAGGATTGTTGTGCATGATTTGCCATATATGGTGAACAAGGCCAGAATGTTGGAGAAAATCTCTGAATTAGTCAAGGCGAAGCGAATCGTTGGCATTTCTGCTATCCGTGATGAATCTGACCGTAACGAAGATGTCCGCATCGTCTTTGAGCTGAAGAAAGATGCTAATCCATTGGTTACTTTGAATCAGCTATATGCTAATTCTCAGATGCAAGAGGCATTTAATGCACACATGTTAGCCCTTGTGCCTAACAAAGATGGCGCTTTAGTACCGGAATTGCTGACATTGAAATCAGCCTTACAGTACTATGTTGATCACCAACGTCAGGTGATTTATCGCCGTACGCAGTTTAATTTAGAGAAAGCTGAGTTAAGACAGCATATTCTGGAAGGCTTGAAGATTGCGGTTGCTAATATTGATGAGATCATTAGAATCATTCGTAGTTCAAAGAGTGAGAATGATGCCAAACTCAACTTACAAGCTCGCTTCAATTTCTCAGATCGCCAAGCTCAGCATATTGTTGATATGCGTTTGGGTCGCTTATCTGGCTTGGAAGTAGAAAATCTTTACGCTGAATATGACGAAATTTCGGCTAAAATAGCCACTTATCACGATATTCTGGATAATCCACCTGTTTTGGACAATGTTTTGAAGACAGAAATAACAGCTGTTATGGAACAATATGGTGATGACAGGAGAACTGAGATTGATCCATATGGTGTAGATGGTATTGATGATGAGAGCTTGATCAAGGAAGAAACAGTCTTAATTAATCTAACTAAGCAAGGCTACATCAAACGCTTGACACCTGATACTTACAATATGCAGCATCGTGGCGGCAAGGGTGTTAGTGGCATGACGATTAAGGAAGAAGACTGTATCCATAAGATGATTACAGCTTCGACGCATGACGATATTTTATTCTTTAGTAATTTAGGCAAGGTTTATCGCTTGCGTGCTTACGCAATTCATGAAGCTTCCCGTACAGCTAAAGGCATGGCAATCGTTAATCTTTTACAGCTTGATGCGAATGAGAAGATTGTTGAGATTTTAGCAGTGCCTGAAGCAGAGGAGAAGCGCAGCTTAATCTTAGTCACTAAGCAGGGCTTAATTAAGAAGACGAAGCTGAGTGAGTTCAAGAACATCAATAAGAACGGCAAGATTGCCTTTGCTTTGCGTGATGGTGATGAGCTTGTAGCGGGCGCTTTGGCAACAGCTGATGCAACTATCTTCATGGTCAGCCATGATGGTATGGCTATGCGTTTCTTGAGTAGTGACGTTCGACCAATTGGTCGTAAATCCTATGGTGTACGCGGTATCAAGCTGCGTGATGGTGACTACTTGATTGGGGTTGTAGTTGAACAGTCAGGTGAGGATCTCTTCTTACTGACTGAAGCTGGCTATGGTAAACGCTCACATTATGCTGATTTCCGTTTGGCTAAGCGTGGTGGTATGGGCGTTAAGGCTTACAACTGTACAGATAAGACTGGCAAAGTCTTAGCCGTCTGTTCGTTAAGTGGTGATTACGACATCATCATGATTAATGACTCTGGTATGACAATTCGTATAAGTAGCCAGGAGATCAATGTGCAGGGGAGAAATACGCAAGGCTTGCGTCTGATGCGTAGTAACGATAAGCTTGCAGCTCTAGCTAAAGTTGAACATGCTGATGAAGAAGCAAGTTCAGATAGTGATACAGAAGATTCTGAAGTAGATGAAGCTGAGAATTTAGTCGAACAGGTTGACTTAGACGCTGATGTTACAGAAGCTAATAACACGCAAGCAGATTAA
- the sufC gene encoding Fe-S cluster assembly ATPase SufC, with translation MQPILEIKDLHASIANKQILKGVNLTIKGGEIHAIMGPNGTGKSTLASVIMGQPDYTVDSGMIVLNQQNVLAMTVDERARAGIFLAMQYPAAIPGVTNSDFLRTCMNVKREDNPIGIFPFRAKLKKAVEDLEMNQDLPTRYLNEGFSGGEMKRNEILQMKLLEPSIVILDEIDSGLDIDALRIVGENIMQMAKERGKEVAILMITHYQRLLNSVPPHFVHVLMNGKIVKSGDRSLALKLEDEGYEWLREEVTAEDYAEEN, from the coding sequence ATGCAGCCAATTTTAGAAATAAAAGATTTGCACGCTTCAATTGCTAATAAGCAAATTTTGAAAGGTGTTAATCTCACGATAAAAGGTGGCGAAATTCATGCCATCATGGGGCCAAATGGTACTGGTAAGTCAACATTGGCGTCTGTCATTATGGGCCAACCTGATTACACAGTTGACAGCGGTATGATTGTTTTAAATCAACAAAATGTTTTAGCTATGACTGTAGATGAACGCGCTAGAGCAGGCATTTTTCTAGCTATGCAATACCCTGCTGCTATTCCTGGCGTAACTAACAGTGACTTTTTACGCACTTGCATGAATGTTAAACGTGAGGACAACCCAATTGGTATTTTCCCATTCCGCGCCAAATTGAAAAAAGCTGTCGAAGATCTTGAGATGAATCAAGATTTGCCAACTCGTTACCTAAATGAAGGCTTCAGCGGTGGCGAGATGAAACGCAATGAGATTTTGCAGATGAAATTGTTGGAACCTTCGATTGTTATCCTTGATGAAATTGACTCTGGTTTGGATATTGATGCTTTGAGAATCGTTGGCGAAAATATTATGCAAATGGCTAAAGAACGTGGCAAAGAAGTTGCGATTTTGATGATCACGCACTATCAACGTCTTTTGAACAGCGTACCACCCCATTTCGTCCACGTGCTTATGAATGGTAAGATCGTCAAGAGTGGCGATCGTAGTTTAGCCCTCAAGCTTGAAGATGAAGGTTATGAATGGTTAAGGGAAGAAGTTACCGCTGAAGATTACGCAGAAGAAAACTAA
- a CDS encoding SufB/SufD family protein — protein sequence MLDLLQAKLPFNLNEDFLKEQVGNYLNMYLCADKLWLIHDTDKDLLQTAEMTVPDPINYKRFNPPRCELKTKVKDRYPFSGPERSFTLDFAKLARFCSDWQLEQKILLIIDEKAPGNTLINLKVAKQDDWQISCLNLSSNSHCVYLVSDLAQSAHLEVDCLSITNMQSAAELKATLPANFNDGKRLRAEQGFIIYSDVAKDAKFSSTSCNFKASSLNDAVVHLNEDGAEAEAYAAMFVNNQASQSTHLEIRHHAPHTTSFMLCNGVVQAKCTGEFVGRGYIDKASHGTNCRQESRFLTLDKTAKAKTYPLLIIDEYDVIAGHATSVGQLNPDALYYMQSRGLTSDLAKKLMTRGFLIPVVDHFQSQLLQKLGIKLLEWQTNYTANSEEELAEQAEWANLALESNQQAIDIDEDKILSNKDVN from the coding sequence GTGCTAGATTTATTACAAGCCAAATTGCCTTTTAACTTGAATGAAGATTTCTTAAAAGAGCAGGTTGGCAATTACCTTAATATGTATTTGTGTGCTGACAAACTTTGGTTAATTCACGACACAGATAAGGATTTGCTCCAAACAGCAGAGATGACTGTACCTGATCCAATTAACTACAAGCGCTTCAACCCGCCTCGTTGTGAGTTGAAAACGAAGGTTAAGGATCGTTACCCATTTTCTGGTCCAGAGCGTTCTTTTACATTAGATTTTGCCAAGTTAGCTCGTTTCTGTTCTGATTGGCAATTGGAGCAAAAAATTCTCCTCATCATTGATGAGAAAGCGCCTGGCAATACATTGATCAATCTGAAAGTGGCTAAGCAGGACGATTGGCAAATTAGTTGTTTGAATTTATCAAGCAATTCACATTGTGTCTATCTAGTCAGTGATCTTGCCCAATCTGCGCATTTGGAGGTTGATTGCTTGAGCATCACAAATATGCAATCAGCTGCTGAATTAAAAGCTACTTTGCCTGCCAATTTCAACGATGGCAAGCGTTTACGTGCTGAGCAAGGTTTCATCATCTACTCTGATGTAGCTAAAGATGCTAAGTTCAGTTCAACGAGCTGCAATTTCAAAGCTTCAAGTTTGAATGATGCTGTGGTTCACTTGAATGAAGATGGTGCTGAAGCTGAGGCTTATGCAGCGATGTTTGTCAATAATCAAGCTAGTCAAAGTACGCACCTGGAAATTCGCCATCATGCACCCCACACTACTTCATTTATGCTCTGTAATGGTGTTGTGCAAGCTAAATGTACAGGTGAATTTGTCGGCCGCGGTTATATTGATAAGGCATCTCACGGTACAAATTGCCGTCAAGAGAGTCGTTTCTTAACACTAGATAAAACAGCTAAGGCTAAGACCTACCCGCTTTTAATCATCGATGAATATGATGTCATAGCTGGTCACGCTACTTCTGTCGGTCAACTTAATCCAGATGCTCTGTATTACATGCAAAGCCGTGGCTTAACTTCAGATTTGGCCAAAAAGTTGATGACAAGAGGTTTCTTAATTCCAGTTGTGGACCATTTCCAAAGTCAGCTCTTACAAAAATTGGGTATTAAGTTGCTTGAATGGCAGACTAACTACACTGCTAACAGTGAGGAAGAATTGGCTGAGCAAGCTGAATGGGCTAACTTAGCTTTAGAGAGTAATCAACAAGCTATTGACATAGACGAAGATAAAATTCTTAGCAATAAGGATGTAAATTAA
- the sufU gene encoding Fe-S cluster assembly sulfur transfer protein SufU: protein MPIDEQLMREVIMDHYEHPRHNSLLNDPSYITVRLKNPSCGDDLTVQCQFSQAKDKSEQEAKISDIRQKGSGCSICLASASMMAELLNNSSIKEAETALANFTKMVQADDYEADVLGDAQALSGISHVIPRIKCANLAWQALKAAIDAHMSQEANAKGKANTSIEMEINE from the coding sequence ATGCCGATTGATGAACAATTAATGAGAGAAGTGATTATGGATCATTATGAACATCCGCGTCATAATAGCCTATTAAACGATCCAAGTTATATTACTGTACGTTTGAAAAATCCTTCTTGTGGTGATGATTTAACTGTTCAATGCCAATTCAGTCAAGCTAAGGATAAGTCAGAGCAAGAGGCTAAGATCTCAGATATTCGACAAAAAGGTAGTGGCTGTTCCATCTGTTTAGCTTCCGCCTCCATGATGGCTGAATTACTTAATAACAGTTCGATCAAAGAAGCAGAAACAGCTTTGGCTAATTTCACCAAAATGGTACAGGCTGACGATTACGAAGCTGATGTACTCGGTGATGCGCAGGCTCTCTCAGGCATCAGTCACGTAATTCCCCGCATCAAATGTGCAAATTTGGCTTGGCAAGCTTTAAAAGCTGCCATTGATGCTCACATGAGCCAGGAAGCTAACGCTAAAGGAAAAGCTAACACCTCTATCGAAATGGAAATTAACGAATAA
- a CDS encoding aminotransferase class V-fold PLP-dependent enzyme, protein MEDFLNQPELALWQSAKKEIPMLAKTLHGERYVYLNNAATSLKPKVVIDAIQDYYSNYGVSIYRGTDEFAHKADVAFENCRLHVARYLNAPRAENIVFTRGTTASINLVALSYFEKYVQADDEIIVSAMEHHANYLPWQQLCLRKHAKLILAPLNKDGLIDLAGLEKLLNAKVKLVAVAGVSNLMGAKQDIKAISDLVHTKSSALLLVDAAQWILHERIDVQALNIDFLAFSAHKIFGPTGLGCFYGKYELLKAMPPLETGGEMIDKVDVYTSTFKDAPWKFEAGTMPIAEVIAFDKALSFVEKYELTSHNGEIAKLTAFGVSELSKIKHITIYNPNNVQSGIIAFNVNGVHPHDAASVFAKAGIGLRAGNHCAQPTLRWLGIENCLRASLAFFNTQADLAKLVEVAKTANDYLSVFF, encoded by the coding sequence ATGGAAGATTTTCTAAATCAGCCTGAATTAGCTTTGTGGCAAAGTGCTAAAAAAGAAATTCCTATGCTTGCAAAGACATTGCACGGCGAACGCTATGTTTATTTGAACAATGCCGCAACAAGTTTGAAGCCTAAGGTCGTTATCGATGCTATCCAAGATTATTACAGTAACTATGGTGTATCGATCTATCGAGGTACGGATGAATTCGCCCATAAAGCTGATGTCGCCTTTGAAAACTGTCGCTTGCATGTGGCGCGTTATTTGAACGCACCAAGAGCTGAAAATATCGTGTTCACACGTGGAACAACAGCTTCTATCAACTTAGTAGCTCTCAGTTATTTTGAGAAATACGTGCAAGCTGATGATGAAATTATCGTTTCGGCTATGGAGCATCACGCTAACTATTTGCCTTGGCAGCAACTTTGTCTACGCAAGCACGCCAAATTAATTTTGGCTCCACTCAACAAGGATGGTTTAATTGATTTAGCTGGCTTAGAAAAATTATTGAATGCTAAAGTTAAGCTCGTAGCTGTAGCTGGCGTTAGTAATTTAATGGGTGCTAAACAAGATATTAAAGCTATTTCTGACTTAGTACATACTAAAAGTTCAGCTTTACTGCTTGTAGATGCTGCACAATGGATTTTGCATGAGCGTATTGATGTGCAAGCACTTAACATTGACTTTTTAGCTTTCAGTGCGCATAAAATCTTTGGCCCAACTGGCTTAGGTTGTTTCTATGGTAAGTATGAGCTTTTAAAGGCCATGCCACCTCTTGAAACTGGTGGTGAAATGATTGACAAGGTCGATGTTTACACTTCAACTTTCAAAGATGCGCCGTGGAAATTCGAAGCTGGTACGATGCCAATTGCTGAGGTCATTGCCTTTGATAAGGCTTTGAGCTTCGTCGAAAAGTATGAATTAACTTCACACAACGGCGAAATAGCTAAGCTCACGGCTTTTGGCGTTTCTGAGTTAAGCAAGATCAAACACATTACGATTTACAATCCTAACAATGTGCAAAGTGGTATTATCGCTTTCAACGTAAACGGTGTGCATCCGCATGATGCCGCTTCCGTCTTTGCAAAAGCCGGAATTGGCTTAAGAGCTGGTAATCACTGTGCTCAACCGACTTTGCGCTGGCTGGGAATTGAAAATTGTCTGAGAGCAAGTTTGGCTTTTTTCAATACACAAGCTGATTTGGCTAAATTAGTCGAGGTGGCAAAAACTGCTAATGACTATCTCAGCGTTTTCTTTTAA
- a CDS encoding helix-turn-helix transcriptional regulator, which yields MPKRTRWSKTMTDKSDNNFIKTQEVMFNNIATYEQQCDVAPTNPLLHQTARFLYVREGEGVIKIKQELYNIERDSLVVLMPWQVSEIVEVKTPLFYDLITFNFTFLDYLLKHNLNYRGSQDQLRDTLYGISCVNLDPAASKYVSYIFNEIALMLECKQINNVSAQVESAINNHSFNRNYRSTYLGIPSGRLNVLQEVSNYSLNIFQSEAQKELVKADHKSHHNVWETIRLTAKMIDLLAFYMQLATSREAVVLPADTAPSNYNSRSIFQYIYNNLIYHPSIEDVAGKFMMSSSTLDRYIRKTTGETFASLTKTMKVIKTIDYIIYTEFTLDEIAHLMGYTDASYISKLVFERTGKHTQDIRNDSTLITLVKHDRNLQLAKKIENYLYEHFSEEVSASLVATIFDISVNQLNTILQVAYERNFYDLLMYIRLTKASVLLTTTDLDVMDISYRVGFNSTKTFVRNFIKAYDITPSKFRNKTILQDANFTNEMSN from the coding sequence ATGCCTAAACGAACGCGTTGGAGCAAAACCATGACAGACAAGTCGGATAATAATTTCATCAAGACACAGGAAGTCATGTTCAACAACATTGCAACTTATGAGCAACAATGTGACGTAGCTCCTACTAATCCTTTGCTACATCAAACCGCTCGCTTTTTGTATGTCAGAGAAGGCGAAGGCGTAATAAAGATCAAACAAGAACTTTATAATATCGAACGAGATAGCCTCGTGGTATTGATGCCATGGCAAGTTAGTGAAATTGTTGAAGTTAAAACACCGCTTTTTTATGATTTGATCACTTTTAATTTCACTTTCTTAGACTACCTCTTGAAGCACAATCTAAATTATCGTGGCAGCCAGGATCAATTGCGTGACACTTTGTATGGTATCAGTTGTGTAAATTTGGATCCTGCTGCTAGCAAATATGTCAGTTACATTTTCAATGAAATTGCCTTAATGCTGGAATGTAAGCAGATTAACAATGTAAGTGCTCAGGTAGAATCAGCTATTAATAATCACTCGTTTAATCGCAACTATCGTTCGACTTATTTGGGTATACCAAGTGGCCGTCTCAATGTTTTACAAGAAGTAAGTAATTACTCTTTGAATATTTTTCAAAGCGAGGCACAAAAAGAGCTTGTTAAAGCAGATCACAAAAGTCATCATAATGTCTGGGAAACAATTAGATTAACGGCTAAGATGATCGATTTGCTGGCCTTTTACATGCAGTTAGCAACTTCGCGCGAAGCTGTTGTTTTGCCAGCAGATACAGCGCCAAGCAATTATAATAGTCGTTCAATCTTTCAATACATTTATAACAATCTGATTTATCACCCCTCTATTGAGGATGTAGCAGGCAAATTTATGATGTCAAGTTCAACGCTTGACCGTTATATTCGTAAGACTACGGGTGAAACTTTTGCCTCTTTGACTAAGACGATGAAGGTCATCAAAACTATTGACTACATTATATATACTGAGTTCACTTTGGATGAAATTGCGCATTTGATGGGCTATACCGATGCATCGTATATATCAAAATTAGTTTTCGAACGGACAGGTAAACATACACAAGATATTCGTAACGACTCAACTTTAATCACGCTGGTTAAGCATGATAGGAATTTGCAACTAGCTAAGAAAATTGAAAATTATCTGTATGAACATTTCTCTGAGGAAGTTTCAGCTAGCTTAGTGGCAACTATTTTCGATATTTCAGTCAATCAGCTGAACACGATTTTGCAAGTTGCCTACGAACGTAATTTCTATGATTTGCTCATGTATATTCGTTTAACTAAAGCCAGTGTTCTACTGACAACAACGGATTTGGATGTTATGGATATTTCCTATCGTGTTGGTTTCAACTCAACCAAAACGTTCGTAAGGAACTTCATAAAAGCCTATGACATTACACCGAGCAAATTCAGAAATAAAACGATTTTGCAAGATGCTAATTTTACAAATGAAATGAGCAATTAA